A region of Lycium barbarum isolate Lr01 chromosome 1, ASM1917538v2, whole genome shotgun sequence DNA encodes the following proteins:
- the LOC132632242 gene encoding uncharacterized protein At4g00950-like isoform X1, whose translation MATEQSNSSTPKLPLFSAPPAMTKYYSPQHSGILTPPLNTLASVPFKWEAQPGKPKPCTDLIISIFNDNQPKCLDPPPARLYYLENTKMPSPTTVLNGPYNNNKCTSLERGRGQLGTLVLYNKNKNKVRKSRGYWWQRFVKRKGTGGNIRKETGGVGRGSFVFSCSSVDSTGSDESGHNPSVKMATLKRNARSHSHILASIYEGFKQVIPWKGKKSKK comes from the coding sequence ATGGCTACAGAGCAAAGTAATTCTTCCACACCCAAACTTCCTCTATTTTCAGCACCACCAGCTATGACTAAATATTATTCACCTCAACATTCAGGTATCCTAACACCACCACTTAACACCTTAGCTTCTGTTCCTTTCAAATGGGAAGCACAACCTGGAAAACCTAAACCTTGCACTGACCTTATTATTTCCATTTTCAATGATAATCAGCCCAAATGCTTAGACCCACCTCCAGCAAGACTTTACTACTTGGAAAATACCAAAATGCCCTCCCCTACAACTGTCCTTAATGGACCTTACAATAATAATAAATGTACAAGTCTTGAGAGAGGAAGAGGACAACTTGGTACTTTAGTTCTTTacaataagaataagaataaagTACGTAAATCAAGAGGATATTGGTGGCAGAGGTTTGTTAAACGTAAGGGTACTGGTGGAAATATTAGGAAGGAAACTGGTGGTGTCGGTAGGGGTAGTTTTGTCTTTTCATGTTCATCTGTGGATTCAACAGGCAGTGATGAAAGTGGACATAATCCCAGTGTCAAAATGGCTACACTTAAAAGAAATGCCAGGTCTCACTCTCACATCTTG